DNA sequence from the Anguilla anguilla isolate fAngAng1 chromosome 4, fAngAng1.pri, whole genome shotgun sequence genome:
TTTCAGTCACAACCTTTGCCACAGCTGCATTTTTGCCTGgagttttatcatttttttctatgAGTTCATCCTCCACCTTTTCAGACCACCTGTCTTCCTGTGTCTCCAGTTTATCCTGTCTTTTATCCTGTCCATCTGGATCATCCTTAGTAGTCGTGTCAGGAGTTTTAGTTGTAgaattttctccctctcctgtgtTATTTACCCGAGCATCCATGTCTTCTGACTGTTCCTCAGTTACTTCTGCGTGTGCTTCACACTCTTCTGCCTCAGTCACTTCTGTCTGTGTTTCGGTCACTTCTGCTacttctgcctgtgtttctgtcatttcagcctgtgtttctgtcacttCTGCCTGCGTTTCTGTCACTTCAATCTGTGTTTCTGCCacttctgcctgtgtttctgtcaccTCAGCCTGTGTTTCTATCacttctgcctgtgtttctgtcacttCAGACTGTGCTTCTGTCCCTTcagcctgtgtttctgtcacttctgcctgtgtttgtgtcacttcagcctgtgtttctgtcacttctgtctctgtttcttcagcctgtgtttctgtcacttCTGCCTGTGCTTCTGTCccttctgcctgtgtttgtgtcacttcagcctgtgtttctgtcacttCTGTATGTGCTTCTGTCccttctgcctgtgtttctgtcgcttctgcatgtgtttctgtcacttctgcctgtgtttgtgtcacttcagcctgtgtttctgtcatttctgcCTGTGCTTCTGTCccttctgcctgtgtttgtgtcacTTCAGCCTGTGTTTCTCTCACTTCTGCCTGTGCTTCTGTCccttctgcctgtgtttctgtcacttctgtctctgtttcttcagcctgtgtttctgtcacttCTGCCTGTGCTTCTGTCccttctgcctgtgtttctctcaCTTCTGCCTGTGCTTCTGTCccttctgcctgtgtttctgtcacttctgtcccttctgcctgtgtttctgtcacttctgtctgtgtttctgtcacttCAACCTGTGTTTGTGTCACTTCAGCCTGTGATTGTGTCACTTCAGCCTGTgcttctgtcatttctgtctgtctttcagtcTCTTCTGCCCCAGTCTCTTTTTCTAGTGCCTCAGTCCCTTCTGTATGTGTTTCGGTGCCTTCTGTTTTTGAGTCAGTCACTTCTTCCAATAGCTCAGTCCCTTCTGCCTGTGCTTCAGTCTCTTCTGCCCCAGTCTCTTTTTCCTGTGCCTCAGTCTTTTCTGTCCCAGTCTCTTTTTCCTGTGCTTCAATCTCTTCTGCCCCAGTCTCTTTTTCCTGTGCCTCAGTATCTTCTGCCTCAGTCTCTTTTTCCTGTGCCTCAGCCTCTTCTGCCCCACTCTCTTTTTCCTGTGCCTCAGCCTCTTCTGCCACAGTCTCTTTTTCCTGTGCCTCAGCCTCTTCTGCCCCAGTCTCTTCTTCCTGTGCCTCAGTGTCTTCTGCCCCAGTCTCTTTTTCCTGTGCCTCAGCCTCTTCTGCCCCAGTCTCTTTTTCCTGTGCCTCAATGTCTTCTGCCTGCGCTTCAATCTCTTCTGCCCCAGTCTCTTTTTCCTGTGCCTCAGCCTCTTCTGCCACAGTCTCTTTTTCCTGTGCCTCAGTGTCTTCTGCCCCAGTCTCTTTTTCCTGTGCCTCAGTGTCTTCTGCCACAGTCTCTTTTTCCTGTGCCTCAGTATCTTCTGCCACAGTCTCTTTTTCCTGTGCCTCAGCCTCTTCTGCCCCAGTCTCTTTTTCCTGTGCCTCAGCCTCTTCTGCCACAGTCTCTTTTTCCTGTGCCTCAGTGTCTTCTGCCCCAGTCTCTTTTTCCTGTGCCTCAGTATCTTCTGCCTCAGTCTCTTTTTCCTGTGCCTCAGCCTCTTCTGCCACAGTCTCTTTTTCCTGTGCTTTAGTCTCTTCCGCCACAGTCTCTTTTTCCTGTGCCTCAGTCTCTTCTGCTACAGTCTCCGCTTCCTGTGCTTTAGTCTCTTCTGCCCCAGTCTCCTTGACCTGTGCCTCAGTCTCTTCTGCCTTTGCCTCAGTCCCTTCTGCCTGTGCTTCAGTCTCTTCTGCTTGTGCTTCAGAATCCTCCATTTCttcctttatttcattttctggatCATCTGTTGCTTCTTCATACTTCTTGATGTCAGCCATAGTCTCATCCACTTCTTTTGCCACATTACTGCTGTCTGTTCCTCTAATCTCCTCTACTTCTGATCCGGTCTCTTCAGCTTCAGGTGTCTTTGTTTCAGTAGTGTGTTCCTCTGCATTTCTCACTTCCTGCATCTGGGCACAATCCACTGATTCTAGTGCCTGGGCCTCTCTGGATTCTGATTTTCTCATCTTGTTCATGTCGTCTTTAatttctgtgtctctctgttcatttctgttttcagtgtcCTCTAACTTTTCTTCCTTCGTTCCTGGTTTCTGCAGTGGAGAGACACCTGCCTCCTCTTCTTGCTCACCTGAACCACACAATCAAGAGATCAGGAAAGTCAGTACTTAtgtgcagtgagctccataatgtttgggacataatgtttttctccttcatttGGCTCCatgattttagatttgtaataaaacaaatcacgtgtggttaaagtgcacattcacaGCTTTGGCTAAGCATATTTCTACATTTTGGTTtcgccatgtagaaattacaggactttttatacatttcagggtgtccttaaataaaaatgaagagtctgcacttcaaccagaaatatgtttttgtcccaaacattatggagctcagtgTATATATCCATAGTGATCTGGATTTTCACCTCTCTAGATTATTGAAAATACTAGTCAAAATATGCTTAAAATATCTTATATTTTCACAGGCTATAAACAAAACCTGCAGGATAAAAGCATAATTTCTGTTAAGCAAATAGCCTGGTCAATATTATAGCGGAAGCAAGCTGTCGAACCTAGCACAGCCACAGAAGAGGAAAAGTAAAGTTATACTGTGATGTACCAGTGATTTTCTGCTCCATAGTTTTGATTTCAGGGGGCAAATCCTCCTCTTCGGTGCTGGTATCGCTGAGTTCTGGTTCTGAACCACTGTGCGCCTCTTTCATAATCGCTTCAACTAGCTTCTCCTGCACAGACTTGGCTTGGGTTAGACATCGACAAAACACAGTGATGTGAAGTAGACAAAATATGACGTGAAAACCACGTAGCCTCTCAGCCTGTGTAAATCATATCCCTCTATCCACATTATAACATGATGtaacaaacaaacatggaaaCCTTCCCCTGATATGGTATCCCTACTTAGCACACAGATGGAAATACACAGAATGGACCATACATATGGCACATTTATTAAAGGAAAGTGGTACATTCAGAAAAATTAACTTGAAGAAAGATCTCAGACAGGTTtagataacaataataaaccaAATTAAACCTGGAACAGACtaaattaaaagattaaaagatTGCATGCAAACACCCCACAACACATAACCTTTAGTTAGATTATTTTTTACGAATGTAACtacataatataaatgaatttctttgttcttaatttAAAGTTTTGAACTAAATCATGAACACATAATTATAAATGattatgaaatgtgaaataaatgcaatcaaataaaatatttcattaagtctttagaaaatagaaaacaaaaacaagaaatatatatatatacacaaaattCCATTCAGAGTTTTGAGAAATTCTCAGTAGTACAAGAATATCACTACATCAGCTCTTGCAAAGGAGGCacatgtcaaaaaataaaatttggcaGTTTCTGGTGGTAGGCTGTTTCAGACCCCttaaattgattaaaatgtgaCTGCATTTGCACCAATCCATACCCCTATTTGGGAGAGTGTGAAGACACCTGCTGTTCTCCCCTCAGACATATGTGTTCACCAGCCTACTTCCTCTTTCAAACCGCAACCTGCACCCAAGCTCACAGAGTCAAGTCAGAGACAGACATCTCGTATGCGGCTTTGGCATGCGGTCCACGggcacctgattggccagctgGAGTTGCTAAAGAACGATGAAATGCAGGACCCTTAACCAACTGAGCCCTCCTGTACGATGGGTGAAGCAATCGCCGATTACGATTGGCTCATATTGAGCcaccggccacagtcggcactgccGTGGCCTTGATTACATCCGAGACCGTGAGGCTCATTCACTcagccttaaccgaatgagccactcGGCAGCCCCGGAAAACATACTTTAATGTTCTTATGGCAACTACCTAGGTCTGACGTTAACAACCACTATTGCTTAAAATCATAGTAGTATATGTTCAGTATGTTTTTACGCATACATAGACACGTATAGGCTATCTGAACTTAAAGTGGACGAGTCagagattaaaaaatgtgttcttgttGTAAAAGATTGTGATGTTGAACTTGAATCAggttttgtaaaaatacatattttagcatttaaaatttaaataaacatttgtcccAGCATGGTAAGAAAGATTAAATAttgataatgtattttttttccaaaaatctTAATTTAATCCTGATTAATTAATGCTTTTGATGGCTGTACTTTATATTCCATGCGACATGTGCCTCCTTTCACCAGAcctggaaacattttttcactGGTACGAAAAATATTGagccaaaaaaaattaataaaatgaaactgatgattcactcaaacacacacatttaaaatgtgtaaaacatgaTTGAGCTTTTTTGGGTTTTGAATCTTTTATAGTTGATTACATACAAGTTTAAATTGGCTTCAATTAGTTACTATTATTTTCCCACCAGCAAAATGAGCCAgcatattattttttgaaacatgCAGCAGATCATATGATATGAAGACATTTGCAACATGCAGTTCAGTATTTTCAGAAGCCAAACAGATTTACAGATCTGACAGTTCCAGTAGTAAAATTTGAAGATTCTGTTCCTTTACATTAACACTCAAATCGAATGGATACAACTAGGATAAATGTGTGCTCAGATATAAACACCAAATGATCATTCTGAAAATACTGGAATTACAAAAATGACTTtatagaaacacaaaaaaaaaaaaatccacacaatCCACAAGAAGCCCAGCATGCTTCAGGACACTGCAGTTTCCTCGAAAGGTTGACAAACTTGTTTTTGAAGCATGCATGTTGTACAGGGGACCACACGACCAGTACACCGAGGTTGAGagagctcagtgttcagtgagacgcacagcagcacactgTTCAGATGGGTCAGGACACTcacctctctctggctctgtgtctCCCAAACACTCGTCTGGCCCGGCTGCATTGTCCCCACTATCTACTGCAGCACCAGATTTTCCCACCTCTTTTCCTTCCCGTAGGTGCATGCTGTCGTTCAAAGGCTCCATACCAGCTGTGTCAGGGCCGTCTCCGTGGCCTTCATGCGCCTCAGGGTCTCCGTTCGTTGtctttgtttgggggggtgcCGGAGAGCTGGTCTCATCCTTGCGGTTGTCCAATTCTTCTGCGTGCTCTTCTGGGCCCTCTTGATCTTTTTCGGCTGCAGGCGCAAAGGCTCTTTCCGCACCCTCTACCTGGGGCTGCTCCTCAAGCGGTCCCATCTCAGTCTCTGAGcgcactttttcatttttcacggCTTCGTTCTCCTCGTCTGCCTCGCTGTAAGAATCTTCCCTGCTCCTCGAGGAAGGACTAAATGAGCACGACGGTGATTTCATATCTTCTGTATAAGAGATAAGGTTAATGGCAAAATGTCAAATGAAGCTTAAAAACAGAGGATAGATAACAAGGTCTGAATCTTAAAAGCTCTGTTTGATagctaaaataaatcaaaatgccATTCCACAGATTGTCAGTATATatcttatttatgtttataatgatATATTATGGTTAATTATCTGGTCATTCATATAAAAACCATAAATCAGGccacaacatttacattaccCTTAGAAGCTTCTGAATGTTACACAAATCATGTATGACATGCGATTAAAGGGGAAAATAATTAATCTCAATGACAGATGCTGTGGCAGCAGAATCCAGGACATCTTTTAACATCAGTAGGATCATAGAGTAAAcactagtaataataataataataataataataataataatagatgaAATGGAGTGATGTTTACTAACCAGCCTTGTCATCATCTTCCAACTCGCTGTCAGAATACTTCTCTTCATCCTCCATCTGATGATTAAATATTTCTCCATCCTCTTTGTCATTGATTGGGGAATCCCTTTTCTCACTGGATGAGTCAGGAGCCACAGCTGAGGCTTTGCCCTCCTCCATGTCTTCATCTGCCCTCTCATCATCAGCTTCAAAGTCCTCATCATAGTCTGTGGCACAAGAACCCTTTTTAACATCTGAATACTTGCAAAAACTGAATAATTCTGTAGCTAGTCTGTTGCTTACCATCTTTGGCTTTGTCCTGGTCAATGTCCTTAGCTTCTGTTTCCATGGAGTCATCCTCAACCTGCTCCTTTCTGAGTTCTGATTGTAAACGAGACTGACTATcttgtttaatttcttcttCATCAACCACTTTGGCCTCCTCAGCCATCTCTTGAGAATTACCCAGGAAGCACCCTTTCCCCATTTCCTCCTTGGttctttttgggggggtgggcttcTTATCTAGTCCCATCGATATGATGCATCTAAAAGGAATCACAGGTTGTCAAATCAACTAAAGTTCGGATTTTCAATTTTCAACTGCATTCAACGTCACATTCACATTAAGCAAGCTGACACATTGGGATGTACTGATGCAATTTTCAACCACAAAGATGTTAAAACTCATCAAGATTACTAACTACTGTTAGGAACTCCTTACTTGTAACAGGGAGAAGCGCCACCCACACTGGAGAATCCAAAGTGACCATGTTTCCCACCTAATCGGGATCCCTTGCGGTGCTTGAACTCACAACAAGAGCTCAGTCGGTCCACCTGCAAGCCATTCAGGAAGAAGGTGAGGCTGAAGGGGAAGCCACGATGACGCCTGGAGACAAACAGGAAGGCCTCTGCAGGAAAAGTAAATGTTTGTTAGAATATGTCATATCTTTAATACAAACAGTAGAACCTCAGAGTTATGCACTGACCAACAGAACAACAGGTATGAAGCCAAAAGTAGCATATTCTCAAACCTCCTTGTCTTCACAAGTGTGAGCATTACACAAAGGTGAATCACAATGTAAACTCACAATGTTATCAAAATAATAGAAAGGTACATCATTTCTGCAGTATAAAATGGAAGAGTCAACAGAATTTGGCATACAGAAGAGGGAGAACAAAATCAAAGATTTATCTGGTCATATTTACCAAAGTTACAGCCTTTAGAAGGAGCAAAGTATAGTATAACTTTATAAAAGCTGTGTTACATTTTCAATTATACAGTCAAATCTTTTTTGTGATGTTGACAACTGCCTCTATATTTAGGAGGAAAAGACTAATCTGAGCCAACTTCTGATATATGTCAAGAAGCAAGCTACGATTAAATCTTTGGTTTTGCAGATGTAAGAGTAATATGCTGACCTCCCTCCATCAGCCTCCCTTTGTACACGCATACATTCTCTCCTCCACAGTGTTGCTGAAAGACTTTCACTTCATCCCTCATGTCAATGTCATCGTGGGACAGGTGGACCGTCTTCCCATAGTACACCATGGTCACTGATACATTACTGTGCACTGAGGTCTTGTAGAGTTTTGAgtcctgctggaaaaaaaaaacacacattacgTTTTATTCTAGTCTAATGCCATTGTGCAATGGACAATAATGTTCCTCTTCTGGAAAAAGGATAAGGTCTAGGGACCTGTTCAATTGCGGTAGCACTGGGGGCTGTAGTGGGCCGCAGCCTCCTGCCCCTCATCGTTCCATTTTGAGTGCCTTTTAAAGTCCTCTTGGTCGATGGAGGAACAGGAGTGATGTAGTTGTTGATAATGGGGAGCTGGTACGGAGATAATCCATGCGAAAACTCAGTCACTGTCACGGGCCTCAGGTCTTTCTCCTGTGGAAAACAAGAATAcggtatttaaaaaataccatttttaCTTGTCATACTATGCAGAGTATCATACCAATGTCAttagtttggggggggggggggggttcttctgGACTACTCCTATAAAGGTACTATAATTTTTAATATACTTtcttttatactttttatatgtaggagagaatgggagagtTCGCTCTGTAGGTAAGATTTAATCCTCAGTTTTGCGATACAAATAAAGACTCACCCCCTGATTTACTACGGTAGGCGCAAACCAggtagatttaaaaataatttttatgtttGCGCCTAAATTAAAACATGCTTTCACCGGGCGGTAAACACTGTGATTAAATAAGCTGTTTTTCCTTTAGTAAATCACAAATTCCTTTAATTCACGATGTTGGGCTCAGTGGTCGATGACTGTCAGCCATCGGCGATGGACGATGGCATCGTCCATCGGCCCAAccctatttgttatttttatttgtttattgggGGCAAGGTGAAGgtgcttgtttatttgattttgcgttggtgtgggtgtgctctctctctctctccatgcaacAAATGGCGGTGTTTCCCTGAACTGCCGCATATCTCTCCCAGGGGTGTCGCACTGACGTATGCCACCTTTTCCTTACAACATATCACCAGACTTCATTCAGCACACAATGATGAGGACAATACAGGCAACATACCTCTCATACGTGTGTGATGTTACGGAATGAGAAGGCAGGCCTCACCGTGAGGGTGAACTGCTGTTCCGTGTCATCTGAAGAGTCTCTGAGCCTGCTTCCAGGGGAAGTCCGCCGAACAGAGGCGGTGTTTCTGTTGATGGGCTGGAGCCGATGAGGTCGCTGCATTTTCCCTGGAGCTGTGTTAGGCCTGGAGGAACCAGGCTGCAGAACACCACACCGTTAAAAGCAGCTGACGGTGTGTGATGTGGACCATTAATGTAGTTGCTCATAGTAAAGCACTTTATATGGCTTCACAGTACAGTGTTGTCATTTATAGTATAGTACTCGCAATGACTTTCTATGGCATCTtaaatttttaaacattttttaattgaatcatTTTTACAGATTCACTGTATCTTCTCCTCAGCATATTCCTGTGTATTCTGGCTTTTCACCCAATGCCCAATGTCTGCTAGGATAGGGTCCAGCCCCTGGGccctgaccaggagtaagcagtttagaaaatagatggatggatggattattatTGGGCTTCTCTCAAATATGCCTTAATTCATTGACACAGAGATGGGAAATTCACAAGGGGATAGACTGGGCTGCACCAGTTCCAAacaattaatgcaattaaaagaCAAATGAACATTATGTGCCACAAGCATTTTTCACAGACCGCTCAAAAGCAGCAGTACTTCTGAACAAggcttttgtctttttaaaggaaataaatggTTCATATCCAAATAAATTCTTATTCTCCCCCACATTTCTTTGTCACTGGTTCCAGATAATTAGAAATTATTAAAGAATACACTGATGACATGTGACCGATTTCACTCACAGATTCAGAGGACTCCGAATGTTCTCCCTCTGGCCCAGACGGCTGTCTGCGGCCATTCCTAGGACCAGACGGTGGCTTAGGAGATATTAAAGGGATAACATCTTCATCATATCTTTTGGAGCGTTCCACCTTTAAATACAGATGAGCATTATGATTATGCTACCTTCATTGCAGTGTCTTTAACCTCAGTTATCAAATATAAGGCTATACAGTCAAAAACCAAGACTCTAACAATACAATAACTatcaaaggaaaataacatGGACAATTTCACATAAAATTTGCTTGTTACCACCAAGCTTTATGTTTTCTCACATATCCCAGTGTAAGAATGGACTGCACGTGATATTACCAATTAAGTGGTTTTTGAAACAAAGTAATTTACCTTGATTTTATGTACCCGCTCCCTCCGCGCAAAATCTTCCAACTTTCTTTTGATTTCTATCTGGTGGTGGCGCTAgattataaataatacaaaataagaagacaaacacatgcactAGGAGCACATGCACCTCACAGCACTAAGAGGTCACTATATATACTCTTCTGAAATAAATGATCTGGCTGAAAGAATCATATTTACTGTTAAAGGAGATCAGGGTTATAgtgtgcacacatatgcacgcacacacacacacacacacacacacacacaaacagatattaGCACATGGACCATCGTCAAGTTGAATGAttgctaattaaaataatatgtcTTCACCCAAGATACATGGTATGTCAAAACTATAGACAATAAtacctttctgaaaataatgtatGATTAATTAAAAGGACAACAGGTAGTTTGTAAATAACGTTCCTGTTCTCTAAGCTGTTGTTTCCCTTTTGCCTCCTGACAAAGGACGCCTTCAAACCTTTGCTAACCTTTTATGTTTCTAGATGTGAAATGCCAGTCTGTTTGTTATCTTTTGGCTATGGCATAATGACAAACAGCATGCTGCTGTGAACTGAAATAGGCAATATCCATTAGTGTGCAGTGAACCAGGTGGACATTGTTGCACTCGGTCActaatcattttttatatatgccATAGGTGCATGTCATCTGGTAAACTGCTGACTTGTAATGGTAAGCTTTTTCAATGCTAATGTTCATTATTTAAGAAACCCATGCTGTTTTCTTAAATCATTTCATTACTGTGTTGCCTTGAGGACTGAAATACCAGTAACATGCCTCTCAGGTCACATGGTCATGAATTTTGACAAAGTTTTACATGATTTACAAAGCCTTtacatgatttttgtttttttacataatatgaGTGTCTTGTTGACGTAAAAACATCAAAACTACTATTTTTAGTATCTagtata
Encoded proteins:
- the erich3 gene encoding glutamate-rich protein 3 isoform X7, with the translated sequence MSYLNSGLLSTYNSLTDKHLAGYFNNTRIRRHLQRVGLITRSGKIVPDKEYRLKLVRRDHQRHVRECLAQAIFHKVLDMERHHQIEIKRKLEDFARRERVHKIKVERSKRYDEDVIPLISPKPPSGPRNGRRQPSGPEGEHSESSESPGSSRPNTAPGKMQRPHRLQPINRNTASVRRTSPGSRLRDSSDDTEQQFTLTEKDLRPVTVTEFSHGLSPYQLPIINNYITPVPPSTKRTLKGTQNGTMRGRRLRPTTAPSATAIEQQDSKLYKTSVHSNVSVTMVYYGKTVHLSHDDIDMRDEVKVFQQHCGGENVCVYKGRLMEGEAFLFVSRRHRGFPFSLTFFLNGLQVDRLSSCCEFKHRKGSRLGGKHGHFGFSSVGGASPCYKCIISMGLDKKPTPPKRTKEEMGKGCFLGNSQEMAEEAKVVDEEEIKQDSQSRLQSELRKEQVEDDSMETEAKDIDQDKAKDDYDEDFEADDERADEDMEEGKASAVAPDSSSEKRDSPINDKEDGEIFNHQMEDEEKYSDSELEDDDKAEDMKSPSCSFSPSSRSREDSYSEADEENEAVKNEKVRSETEMGPLEEQPQVEGAERAFAPAAEKDQEGPEEHAEELDNRKDETSSPAPPQTKTTNGDPEAHEGHGDGPDTAGMEPLNDSMHLREGKEVGKSGAAVDSGDNAAGPDECLGDTEPERAKSVQEKLVEAIMKEAHSGSEPELSDTSTEEEDLPPEIKTMEQKITGEQEEEAGVSPLQKPGTKEEKLEDTENRNEQRDTEIKDDMNKMRKSESREAQALESVDCAQMQEVRNAEEHTTETKTPEAEETGSEVEEIRGTDSSNVAKEVDETMADIKKYEEATDDPENEIKEEMEDSEAQAEETEAQAEGTEAKAEETEAQVKETGAEETKAQEAETVAEETEAQEKETVAEETKAQEKETVAEEAEAQEKETEAEDTEAQEKETGAEDTEAQEKETVAEEAEAQEKETGAEDIEAQEKETGAEEAEAQEKETGAEDTEAQEEETGAEEAEAQEKETVAEEAEAQEKESGAEEAEAQEKETEAEDTEAQEKETGAEEIEAQEKETGTEKTEAQEKETGAEETEAQAEGTELLEEVTDSKTEGTETHTEGTEALEKETGAEETERQTEMTEAQAEVTQSQAEVTQTQVEVTETQTEVTETQAEGTEVTETQAEGTEAQAEVRETQAEGTEAQAEVTETQAEVTQTQAEGTEAQAEMTETQAEVTQTQAEVTETHAEATETQAEGTEAHTEVTETQAEVTQTQAEGTEAQAEVTETQAEETETEVTETQAEVTQTQAEVTETQAEGTEAQSEVTETQAEVIETQAEVTETQAEVAETQIEVTETQAEVTETQAEMTETQAEVAEVTETQTEVTEAEECEAHAEVTEEQSEDMDARVNNTGEGENSTTKTPDTTTKDDPDGQDKRQDKLETQEDRWSEKVEDELIEKNDKTPGKNAAVAKVVTENTVKAKEAEEENGQGEKGEDQGDMAEADRKEFTHDKTGGNEDNSVANNKVQKDDIERKQEETEKTEVTDKNCEMEATSKDTELKEKNETEHENKDEANREDKEINVNEEEVEECLQTGKKSAVGEDKVEAASEEVMENLNKGDREPKSFETGSKVDVNEATAEDVDSKAEETVSVFEEVQSFTEEKGSESNSPQLDIKAFTGIKTMTAAEELGDKIGNSVTEEGDGEKGDDDHQDKVSEQTLPGERKLEERANEQQDASKQEESDVSVNEEKDTEITIQKLEDSVEEVKGDDRVTDKFENDTKEPGVPGMLALENTEIGSNIMAKEFTGVQKSIASNSDCNTDTNSVKSNVTERKKVESVAEMERSKDDGKEKEDSDGRFDGTEERTATSDAAGDKVVDISADRGDTNVGDDLQENEDEANEINQEIAAGEVAFGEVAKVDAALESKELQPEEKVMDLEHVPHMETGASEEEMTNVAEEDEVLGPETMMKEDEGDLVASWVNKHQASRCFQTFIEPLDDLKDFSSDEVRESETAHTKELSKSECTEKSSDTTEKQN
- the erich3 gene encoding glutamate-rich protein 3 isoform X15 — protein: MSYLNSGLLSTYNSLTDKHLAGYFNNTRIRRHLQRVGLITRSGKIVPDKEYRLKLVRRDHQRHVRECLAQAIFHKVLDMERHHQIEIKRKLEDFARRERVHKIKVERSKRYDEDVIPLISPKPPSGPRNGRRQPSGPEGEHSESSESPGSSRPNTAPGKMQRPHRLQPINRNTASVRRTSPGSRLRDSSDDTEQQFTLTEKDLRPVTVTEFSHGLSPYQLPIINNYITPVPPSTKRTLKGTQNGTMRGRRLRPTTAPSATAIEQQDSKLYKTSVHSNVSVTMVYYGKTVHLSHDDIDMRDEVKVFQQHCGGENVCVYKGRLMEGEAFLFVSRRHRGFPFSLTFFLNGLQVDRLSSCCEFKHRKGSRLGGKHGHFGFSSVGGASPCYKCIISMGLDKKPTPPKRTKEEMGKGCFLGNSQEMAEEAKVVDEEEIKQDSQSRLQSELRKEQVEDDSMETEAKDIDQDKAKDDYDEDFEADDERADEDMEEGKASAVAPDSSSEKRDSPINDKEDGEIFNHQMEDEEKYSDSELEDDDKAEDMKSPSCSFSPSSRSREDSYSEADEENEAVKNEKVRSETEMGPLEEQPQVEGAERAFAPAAEKDQEGPEEHAEELDNRKDETSSPAPPQTKTTNGDPEAHEGHGDGPDTAGMEPLNDSMHLREGKEVGKSGAAVDSGDNAAGPDECLGDTEPERAKSVQEKLVEAIMKEAHSGSEPELSDTSTEEEDLPPEIKTMEQKITGEQEEEAGVSPLQKPGTKEEKLEDTENRNEQRDTEIKDDMNKMRKSESREAQALESVDCAQMQEVRNAEEHTTETKTPEAEETGSEVEEIRGTDSSNVAKEVDETMADIKKYEEATDDPENEIKEEMEDSEAQAEETEAQAEGTEAKAEETEAQVKETGAEETKAQEAETVAEETEAQEKETGAEEAEAQEKETGAEDTEAQEEETGAEEAEAQEKETVAEEAEAQEKESGAEEAEAQEKETEAEDTEAQEKETGAEEIEAQEKETGTEKTEAQEKETGAEETEAQAEGTELLEEVTDSKTEGTETHTEGTEALEKETGAEETERQTEMTEAQAEVTQSQAEVTQTQVEVTETQTEVTETQAEGTEVTETQAEGTEAQAEVRETQAEGTEAQAEVTETQAEVTQTQAEGTEAQAEMTETQAEVTQTQAEVTETHAEATETQAEGTEAHTEVTETQAEVTQTQAEGTEAQAEVTETQAEETETEVTETQAEVTQTQAEVTETQAEGTEAQSEVTETQAEVIETQAEVTETQAEVAETQIEVTETQAEVTETQAEMTETQAEVAEVTETQTEVTEAEECEAHAEVTEEQSEDMDARVNNTGEGENSTTKTPDTTTKDDPDGQDKRQDKLETQEDRWSEKVEDELIEKNDKTPGKNAAVAKVVTENTVKAKEAEEENGQGEKGEDQGDMAEADRKEFTHDKTGGNEDNSVANNKVQKDDIERKQEETEKTEVTDKNCEMEATSKDTELKEKNETEHENKDEANREDKEINVNEEEVEECLQTGKKSAVGEDKVEAASEEVMENLNKGDREPKSFETGSKVDVNEATAEDVDSKAEETVSVFEEVQSFTEEKGSESNSPQLDIKAFTGIKTMTAAEELGDKIGNSVTEEGDGEKGDDDHQDKVSEQTLPGERKLEERANEQQDASKQEESDVSVNEEKDTEITIQKLEDSVEEVKGDDRVTDKFENDTKEPGVPGMLALENTEIGSNIMAKEFTGVQKSIASNSDCNTDTNSVKSNVTERKKVESVAEMERSKDDGKEKEDSDGRFDGTEERTATSDAAGDKVVDISADRGDTNVGDDLQENEDEANEINQEIAAGEVAFGEVAKVDAALESKELQPEEKVMDLEHVPHMETGASEEEMTNVAEEDEVLGPETMMKEDEGDLVASWVNKHQASRCFQTFIEPLDDLKDFSSDEVRESETAHTKELSKSECTEKSSDTTEKQN